One window of the Streptomyces sp. ITFR-21 genome contains the following:
- a CDS encoding SCO4402 family protein, producing the protein MGGMPLNDMPWWRWRSNVRSALHMISDPVFQRDVWQAGHDGYGDVTDAVYRLVEDTWLDNWSAEKYLGTIFRDAQEAALVDVAVLRVLKILHQVGADAPAGAYVEHPAWPDAVRAAREAHVRLATADGEDPDVPPRSLEVLAIYNRTVAP; encoded by the coding sequence ATGGGGGGCATGCCACTCAACGACATGCCGTGGTGGCGCTGGCGCAGCAATGTGCGCTCCGCGTTGCACATGATCAGTGACCCGGTGTTCCAGCGGGACGTATGGCAGGCCGGCCACGACGGCTACGGAGACGTCACCGACGCCGTGTACCGGCTCGTCGAGGACACCTGGCTCGACAACTGGTCCGCCGAGAAGTACCTCGGCACGATCTTCCGCGACGCCCAGGAGGCGGCGCTGGTCGACGTCGCCGTGCTCCGGGTGCTGAAGATCCTGCACCAGGTGGGCGCCGACGCGCCCGCCGGCGCCTATGTGGAGCACCCCGCCTGGCCGGACGCGGTCCGGGCGGCCCGCGAGGCGCACGTACGGCTGGCCACCGCCGACGGCGAGGATCCGGACGTGCCGCCGCGGTCGCTGGAGGTGCTGGCGATATACAACCGCACGGTCGCGCCCTGA
- a CDS encoding ABC transporter substrate-binding protein: protein MTDRRVRRTRMAAVAITAVSALLSGCGVLPGSAGGSPAPVVVMTWAPVDTKATNMPGMLAMAEVAEKYLNAQGGLNGRKVEVLTCNERDDPVAVTDCARQAADAGAVAVVGSYSEQGSAFTSALESSGIPYIGGYGITEDEFQSLLSYPLNGGLPALLAGSGRQLADLCEKVTLIRPDSITGDQFPLFLDTGLNVGGLADARDIPTADDSSDYIAVAAQAVGDNKLSSCVSAVLGDHTGTFFDALRRTGDSRPKVQLSSVIGSVQQSVVDSTGGPESPLEHTSITSWYPPASDPRWDRMKAAVNKYAFGDDRIDLADPGAQTTWIAYQVLARVVRAMGPGTRVDAEGVQRAMDRTTHLSTGGLTPDLGWTDDDMKSVPEHARMVNTEVTYQRIVNGRLVSARPGFVDLTATLRTRRSGY from the coding sequence ATGACCGACCGGCGTGTGCGCAGGACCCGGATGGCCGCCGTGGCGATCACCGCCGTATCCGCGCTGCTCAGTGGCTGCGGCGTGCTTCCGGGGAGCGCGGGCGGCTCCCCGGCGCCCGTGGTCGTGATGACCTGGGCGCCCGTGGACACCAAGGCCACCAACATGCCGGGGATGCTCGCCATGGCGGAGGTGGCGGAGAAGTACCTCAACGCCCAGGGCGGGCTGAACGGCCGCAAGGTCGAGGTCCTCACCTGCAACGAGCGGGACGACCCGGTCGCGGTCACCGACTGCGCCCGGCAGGCGGCCGACGCGGGCGCGGTCGCGGTGGTCGGCTCGTACAGCGAGCAGGGCTCGGCCTTCACCAGCGCGCTGGAGTCCAGCGGCATCCCGTACATCGGCGGCTACGGCATCACCGAGGACGAGTTCCAGAGCCTGCTGTCGTACCCGCTCAACGGCGGGCTGCCCGCGCTGCTGGCCGGCAGCGGCCGGCAGCTGGCGGACCTGTGCGAGAAGGTGACGCTGATCCGGCCCGACTCGATCACCGGCGACCAGTTCCCGCTGTTCCTCGATACCGGGCTGAACGTCGGCGGCCTCGCCGACGCCCGCGACATCCCCACCGCGGACGACTCCTCGGACTACATCGCGGTCGCCGCCCAGGCGGTAGGCGACAACAAGCTCTCCTCCTGCGTCTCGGCGGTGCTCGGCGACCACACCGGTACGTTCTTCGACGCGCTGCGCCGGACCGGGGACTCCCGGCCGAAGGTCCAGCTGTCGTCGGTGATCGGCAGCGTCCAGCAGTCGGTGGTCGACTCCACCGGCGGCCCGGAGAGCCCGCTGGAGCACACCTCCATCACCAGTTGGTACCCGCCCGCCTCCGACCCCAGGTGGGACCGGATGAAAGCGGCCGTCAACAAGTACGCGTTCGGCGACGACCGGATCGACCTCGCCGACCCCGGGGCGCAGACCACGTGGATCGCCTACCAGGTGCTCGCCCGGGTGGTCCGGGCGATGGGCCCCGGGACCAGGGTGGACGCGGAGGGCGTGCAGCGGGCGATGGACCGCACCACACACCTGTCGACCGGCGGTCTGACCCCGGACCTCGGCTGGACCGACGACGACATGAAGTCCGTCCCCGAGCACGCCCGGATGGTCAACACCGAGGTCACCTACCAGCGGATCGTCAACGGCCGGCTGGTGTCGGCGCGGCCCGGCTTCGTGGACCTGACCGCGACGCTCAGGACGCGCAGGAGCGGGTACTGA